Genomic DNA from Verrucomicrobiota bacterium:
GGTAGAATGGCCGAGTGAATTTCGGGCCAGACCAAGGCGCGACGAGGGCGCGGTGCAGGCACCGTAACCGAGGAGCAACGCAGCGCTGGCTCGAAAGACACCGGCTCTTCCTTCCCCGCGCTTCAGCGCCTCTTCCCCACACCTCCTTCCCTCCATTCTACCAGTGAATTCTGGAGGTTGGTATTATCCCTGCGGGAGGAGATACTTCGAAGCCTGCTCCACATCCTTGTCTCCCCGCCCGGAACAATTGATGAGCACGATCTGATCGCTACCCAGTTGGGCTGCCTCGCGACTGACCCAAGCCATGGCATGGGCCGTTTCCAGCGCGGGGATGATGCCTTCGGTGCGGGACAGCTCCCGGAAGCCCGCCAGGGCCTCTTCATCGGTGGCGTAGGTGTATTCCACCCGACCCTGCTCCCGGTAGTAGGCATGCTCCGGCCCCACGGCCGCGTAGTCGAGACCAGCGGAAACCGAATGGGTCAGCTCGATTTGTCCATCGTCATTCGCCAGAAGATAGGTCTTGGTGCCTTGGAGCACGCCCAGCTTGCCGCCTTGGAAGCGGGCCGCGTGTTCTCCTTTAGCGATGCCGTGGCCCCCCGCCTCCACCCCCACCATGCGGACGGCGTCATCGCCGAGAAAGGGGTGAAAGAGGCCGATGGCATTGCTGCCGCCTCCGACACAGGCCACCAACACATCCGGCAAGCGTTCCTCGCGCTCCAGGATTTGCTGGCGAGCCTCCACTCCGATCACGCGATGAAAGTCCCGCACCATCATGGGGTAGGGGTGGGAGCCGAGAGCACTGCCTAAAATGTAATGGGTGTGCCGCACATGGGTGACCCAATCCCGCATGGCCTCGTTGACCGCTTCCTTGAGCGTTCTCTGTCCTGCGGTCACCCCGCGGACCTCGGCCCCCATGAGACGCATGCGCGCTACGTTCAGGGCTTGGCGCTCCATATCGACCTCACCCATGTAGACGATGCACTCCATCCCGAAGCGGGCCGCCACCGTGGCCGTGGCCACCCCATGCTGGCCGGCCCCGGTTTCCGCGATGATCCGGGTCTTGCCCAACCGCTGGGCCAGCAGAATTTGCCCGAGGGCGTTGTTGATTTTGTGGGCCCCCGTGTGGAGGAGATCCTCGCGCTTGAGGTAAATCTTGGGGCCACCCAGTTTCTCCGTCCAGCGCTCGGCGAAGTAGAGCGGCGAAGGCCTTCCCACAAACTCGCGCAGCAAACCCTTCAGCTGAGCCTGGAAAGCGGGGTCCGCCTTGGCCCGGGCATACTCCACCGTCAGCTCCTGGAGCGCCGCCATGAGCGTCTCCGGCACAAACATGCCACCAAACTGGCCGAAGTGGCCTTTCTCGTCGGGAAGGGTCGCGGTCGTCATGAACTTGGGAATTACACTACGAAGGAGACGGGCTCAAAGGGGAAAAGCGGTCTTGCCAAGTGAGATCGCTCCTCTACCGAGAGAGACCCCCTCTCATGAAATCCCCCCATCGTTTCCTCCTTCTGGCCGGGCTGGCAAACTGCCTGAGCGGCTTGGCTTTAGCTGCCGAGGCTGCCCCTCCCAATATCGTCCTCATTTTCAGCGATGAGATGAGGCCGGACTACCTCGGCTGTTACGGGGGGCCCTACGCCACGCCGAATCTGGATCGGCTGGCGGCCGAAGGCCTCCGCTTCGAGCAAGCCTACACCGCCGCCTCCGCTTGCACCCCGAGCCGCTACTCCGTGCTCACCGGCCAATACCCCGGGAGAGCGGCCGCCATGGAGGCGCTCTTCGCCCAGGACGAACCCTACAGCATCGCCTGGAACACCGTCATCGAAGGCGATCGTCTCACCATCCCCAAGCTCCTGGCCCGGGCCGGCTACGTGAGCGGCCTCTTTGGCAAAAACCATGTCACCGAGATCGAGGCCGAGCAGTCCCTGGGCCTCCCTCCCTTGCCCGCCGGACCGCCGAGCGATCCCGCGGTCGAGCGTTGGCTGCAAGCGCATCAAGCGGAGTTGGTCCGGCTGTTGACCTCCCGCCTGGGCTTTCAGGAGGCGGGCGCCATCACCTACACCAATAGCGAGCACATTCCCCATCCCGCGCTCCGCCATCACAACCTGCCCTGGATCAGCGCCCTGGCCTCCGACTTCCTCGGTCGGCATGCCGGCCAGACTCCCTTCTTCGCCTTCCTGACCCCGACCGCGGTTCATGGCCCTTGGCACCCCGTCCAGTACGAAAAGGACCTCCGCTTCACGCCGGGCGGCTTTCGTCCAGATGTGCCGCAATACCAGATTCCCGCCGCCCGCATGCAAGCCCGCCTGGAAGGCCTCAGCAGCGGCCAAAAGCATCACACCGCCGGCTTGGCGGCTCTCGATCAACAGGTGGGCGTGGTCTTGGACACCTTGGAGCGGCTTGGTTGTCTCGACGAGACGCTCCTCATCTTCACGGCCGATCATGGCGTGGAGCCGGGAAAAAGTGGGGTCTATCGCTTCGGCAATCACGTCCCGCTCCTCATGCGCTGGCCCGAACGGATCCCGGCCGGGCTCGTCTGCCGGCAGTTGGTGGCGCAGGTCGATCTCTTGGTGACCTTGTGCGGTTTGGCGGGCCTGCCGCTCCCTCCCGAACAGGTCTGGGATGGCGTCGATCTCAGCCCGCTTTTCTCCGACCCGGACACTCCCGTGCGAGACTTCATCTACACCGAGATGGGCCATGTTCGGGCGGTCTTTGATGGTCGCTTCCAATACGCCGCCTTCCGCTACCCGGCCCGAGTGGTGGCGGAACTGAAGGGCCCCGGCCTGGAGCGCGCGCCCAATCACTTGGGCTACCCGCAAGTGCACGCCGCCTTGGCCGCGGCCCACTTCCCGGGCTACTTCGACCCCGACCAATTGTACGACCTGGAGAAGGACCCCTACCAGCTGGAAAATCGCTGGCACGACCCGGAACTGGCCGGGGTCCGGGCCCGCCTCCGCCAAGGCCTCCGGGAACACACCTCCAGCTTCGCCCACGCCTTCCCGGAAGAAGCCGATCCCTTCTTGGTGAGCGAAGACTACCAACGGCTGGTGGAGGCGGCCCGGCGAGAAGGCCCACCCGAGCCGGCCTGGGAATCCCGGGATCTCGATGCGATCTCTTGGCCGCCCGTCCGCTGAGGTCGCCTCAAGATTTTGACCAGCCCGCGAGCCCTTCTACGTAGACTCCTCCAGTCCTTTCCCCCTCCCCCCTCCTCGCCCATGATCCGTTTCCTTTGCCTGCTGAGCTTGCTCGACCTCGCCCCCTGGGCCGTCCTCTCCGGCCAGCCGCCGAACATCCTGCTCATCCTGACCGATGACCAGGGCTACGGCGACCTCGCCCTCCACGGGAACACCGTGGCGCGCACCCCCCATCTCGATCGTCTCGGGCAGCAGTCCATGCGCTTCGACCAATTTCACGTGACGCCCGTCTGCGCCACGACCCGGGCCTCCCTCCTGACCGGAAAGAACCACCTCGACGTGGGCGTCTGGGGAGTGCACGTCTCGCGGGATTATCTCCATCTGGACGAAGTGACGGTGGCCGATGTCTTGCAGGAGCGAGGCTACGACACCGGCTACATCGGCAAATGGCACTCCGGCCGCGCGCCCGCCTGGATGCCCTGGCATCGGGGCTTTGCCGATGGCTGGGTGGCCGATCTCTACCAGCACCACCAGACCGAGGTCTCTCACAATGGAAGCTCCGTGCAACTAAAAGGCTGGGCCGACGAAAGCCTGACCCAGTTGGCCATGGACTACATCGATGAACGGGAACGGCCCTTCTTCCTCATGCTGAGCTACCTCAGCATCCACACCCCGATCGAAGCGCCTGCGTCCTTGACCCGGAAGTATCGAGAGGCCGGACACTCCCCCTATTTCTCGGAGCTGAACGGGATGCTGGAAAACCTCGATGCCCAGATCGGGAGGCTGCTCGCCCACCTCGATCAAAAAGGCTTGAGCGAGGAGACCGTCGTGATCTTCACGAGCGACAATGGCCCCATCCACCGAGACCGCACCCAAGACAGCAAGCTCGCGGGCCCGGAAATCGCGCTCCGCTGCCCCCAGCGCTTGAAAGGCGTCAAAGGCAACATCTGGCAGAACGCCCTCCGGGTGCCCTGTTTCATTCGCTGGCCTGGCAAGATCCGCCCTGCCACCATCGAGGCCCTCACCGACGTGACCGACCTCTTCCCCACCCTCCTGGACCTGGCCGGAGTGGGCCAAACCAAGGCCCGGGAAGACCTGGCCGGTCTTTCACTGGTGCCCTTTTTGGCAGGGAGACAAGAGGCTTGGCCGCAACCTCGGGAACTCTTTCGCTCGCACTGGGAGGTCTCCCTCCAGGGCCCCATGAACAAGCACAACGTCCTGGTGGACAAGCACGACCTTCAATACGACTCCCAGATCGCCGCCTGGCGGAAGGGGCCCTACAAGTTCGTCCAGCTTCGCAGCAAGAGCCTCTCCCTCTACGATGTGATGGAGGACCCGCGAGAAAAGGAGGACCTCCTAGCGGCCCAACCCGAACTGGCGGCGGAGCTGGCGCGCAAAACCGAAGCCGCCTTCCGTGAAAGCGTGGCCCGCCCCCATAGCTTCGTGCATCCCCGCTTCCACATCGGCCACCCGGAGTATGACCGCTACGCCCGCGTCGGTGGCAATCTCCGGGGCTCGCAAATTCCCTGTGGGGGCGGCATCCGCATGACGGGCGGCGTCCGGGCGGAAAACTTGTGGTCGGAAAACTGGAAAGCGGCTGGCGACTCCCAGACCTTCCCGGTGGAGGTGGTGACGGCGGGCCGCTACCAAGTCTTTTTGGAAGCCCGCGGCGGGAAAGCCGGCGCCACCTTCCGGCTGGAAATCGGCTCGGCCAGCCTGGAAAATCAGGTGCAGGCGCTGGGCGACCGCCGGGCCCTCGGCACCATCCAGCTCGCCACCGGGATGCAAGAGATGACGCTCTCTTTAGTGGAACCCCCGCCCGGTGGGCAGAAGCCCTTTGAGCAGCTCCGCGTCATCGAGCTGCGCAAGCAGTGATACCAAGCTCCAGAATTCACTGGTAGAATGGAGGGAAGGTGGTGTGGGGAAGAGGCGCTGAAGCGCGGGGAAGGAAGAGCCGGAGTCTTTCGAGCCAATTCTGCAGCTTGGTATGAGGCCCCGCCGGGCAGCGGGCCGTCAATCCTCCTCCAACTCCCGCAACTGCTGCTTGCTGAGCTTGGCGTAGCCCTTCGGCAAGGAGTCGACCCACTCTTGGGTCTTCTGCGTCAGGCGGGCGGTCACTTCCGGGAAGTCGGCCGCCAGGTTTTGGCTCTCGGAAGGGTCTTTTGCGATGTCGTAGAGCTGGACCGGCGTTTTGCCTCGCTTCCCGGGAAGGTGGAGTTTCCAATCCTTCCACAACATGGAGGGCCCGGCCCCGCTGGAACTGACTCGCCAGAAGAGGGGCGTTTCTCGGAGGCGCTCCTGGCCCGCCCAGGCGCGCGAGACATCTTCCCCGTCCAAGTGGGTGGGGACCTCTCGGATGCCGACAATGGAGGCGAGCGTCGGGAGCCAATCCAGTCCGGAGATCACGCTGGTGGTGTCCACTCGTCCCGCCGGGACCCGTCCCGGCCAGCGCACGATGAAGGGCGAGCGGATGCCGCCCTCCAATTGGTCATGCTTGCCCCCGCGGAGACCTCCGGCGTAGCCCAGCATGTTGGCGGAGAATTCTCGGTGGCGCTCCTTCTTCCCGCCGGTCAGGACGGGTGCGGGTCCGTGATCGCTCGAGAAAACGACGATGGTGTTTTCCCGCAAGCCTAAGCGATCGAGCGTCGCCAAGAGTCGCTCCACGCAGAGATCGAGGGCATGCAGCTCGGCCACATACTCCCGCATGGATTCATCGAGATGGCCGCCGATCTGGAGGCACTCGTCGAACTTGTGCTGCATGGCGGGGGCGAAATCACTCCGATCCACCGTGAGGTCATCAAATCGCTCCACCAAGCCGTCCGGGGCATCGACCGCGTAGTGCGTGATGTGGCCCCAGATGTTCATGTAAAACGGGCCGGAGGCGTCCTCTTCCAGATATTGGATGGCGGCGTCGAAAATCCCGGCGTCCCGCCCGCGCTGGTCCTTCTTTTCCCCGATGCCCCCGCTGTAAAAATCGATCCCATAGCCTTCCCCCTTCTTCGGGCCGATGTGCCATTTTCCGAAGTGGGCCGTCCGGTAGCCCCGCTTCTGCAAGAGTTCGGTGATGGTGACCTCCTCACCAAAGCCATAGGCGGCGGGGTATTGCTGGAAGCGGGACGTGTGAAGGCCGGTCATGAAGCCGGTCCGGCTGGGACAACAGGTCACCCCAGAGACATAAAAGCGGGTGAAGCGCGTTCCCTCGGCCGCTAGGCGATCGAGAGCCGGGGTTTGGGCGTAAGGGTGGCCGTAAGAGCCGAGGTCTCCAAAGCCGAGGTCATCCGCGAAGATGAAGACGATGTTCGGTGGATCGGCTGCTGGCAGCGGGGTGGTCCAGGCCGTCCAAGAAAGGAGGGCCAGAAGGAGTGCTTTCGGGAGCGATGCCCAAGAAGGTGGGATGGTTTTCATGAAATTGAGAAAGGAGAAGGAGAAAACTCGGGCTTCACTCGGTCACCTGCAAGCGATAGAACATGAGCGCTCCCGTGGCCTCGGCTGCCAGGGTCGCTTGGTCGAGATCGCCACCGCCGCTTTCAATTTGCCAGCTCCCCGACACCGGCGACCAGCTTCCCGGCAAGAGCGTGGGAGAACGCTCCACTTGGTAGCGGAGACGGGAATCGTCATTGCGGAGGGGAAACTGGAAGAGCGGGCTCCCTCCTTCGGTCGAGAAGGCCAAGGGCTGGCCGGCATCGAGCGCGTTCGTGGGATCCCCGCCCCGGGCATACTCCATCAGGTTGGACTCGCCATCCCCGTCAAAGTCGGCCGAGGCCTCCCCGAGCGAGGTGCCCCAGGAGTC
This window encodes:
- the trpB gene encoding tryptophan synthase subunit beta, producing the protein MTTATLPDEKGHFGQFGGMFVPETLMAALQELTVEYARAKADPAFQAQLKGLLREFVGRPSPLYFAERWTEKLGGPKIYLKREDLLHTGAHKINNALGQILLAQRLGKTRIIAETGAGQHGVATATVAARFGMECIVYMGEVDMERQALNVARMRLMGAEVRGVTAGQRTLKEAVNEAMRDWVTHVRHTHYILGSALGSHPYPMMVRDFHRVIGVEARQQILEREERLPDVLVACVGGGSNAIGLFHPFLGDDAVRMVGVEAGGHGIAKGEHAARFQGGKLGVLQGTKTYLLANDDGQIELTHSVSAGLDYAAVGPEHAYYREQGRVEYTYATDEEALAGFRELSRTEGIIPALETAHAMAWVSREAAQLGSDQIVLINCSGRGDKDVEQASKYLLPQG
- a CDS encoding sulfatase-like hydrolase/transferase, with the translated sequence MKSPHRFLLLAGLANCLSGLALAAEAAPPNIVLIFSDEMRPDYLGCYGGPYATPNLDRLAAEGLRFEQAYTAASACTPSRYSVLTGQYPGRAAAMEALFAQDEPYSIAWNTVIEGDRLTIPKLLARAGYVSGLFGKNHVTEIEAEQSLGLPPLPAGPPSDPAVERWLQAHQAELVRLLTSRLGFQEAGAITYTNSEHIPHPALRHHNLPWISALASDFLGRHAGQTPFFAFLTPTAVHGPWHPVQYEKDLRFTPGGFRPDVPQYQIPAARMQARLEGLSSGQKHHTAGLAALDQQVGVVLDTLERLGCLDETLLIFTADHGVEPGKSGVYRFGNHVPLLMRWPERIPAGLVCRQLVAQVDLLVTLCGLAGLPLPPEQVWDGVDLSPLFSDPDTPVRDFIYTEMGHVRAVFDGRFQYAAFRYPARVVAELKGPGLERAPNHLGYPQVHAALAAAHFPGYFDPDQLYDLEKDPYQLENRWHDPELAGVRARLRQGLREHTSSFAHAFPEEADPFLVSEDYQRLVEAARREGPPEPAWESRDLDAISWPPVR
- a CDS encoding sulfatase-like hydrolase/transferase, coding for MIRFLCLLSLLDLAPWAVLSGQPPNILLILTDDQGYGDLALHGNTVARTPHLDRLGQQSMRFDQFHVTPVCATTRASLLTGKNHLDVGVWGVHVSRDYLHLDEVTVADVLQERGYDTGYIGKWHSGRAPAWMPWHRGFADGWVADLYQHHQTEVSHNGSSVQLKGWADESLTQLAMDYIDERERPFFLMLSYLSIHTPIEAPASLTRKYREAGHSPYFSELNGMLENLDAQIGRLLAHLDQKGLSEETVVIFTSDNGPIHRDRTQDSKLAGPEIALRCPQRLKGVKGNIWQNALRVPCFIRWPGKIRPATIEALTDVTDLFPTLLDLAGVGQTKAREDLAGLSLVPFLAGRQEAWPQPRELFRSHWEVSLQGPMNKHNVLVDKHDLQYDSQIAAWRKGPYKFVQLRSKSLSLYDVMEDPREKEDLLAAQPELAAELARKTEAAFRESVARPHSFVHPRFHIGHPEYDRYARVGGNLRGSQIPCGGGIRMTGGVRAENLWSENWKAAGDSQTFPVEVVTAGRYQVFLEARGGKAGATFRLEIGSASLENQVQALGDRRALGTIQLATGMQEMTLSLVEPPPGGQKPFEQLRVIELRKQ
- a CDS encoding sulfatase-like hydrolase/transferase; translated protein: MKTIPPSWASLPKALLLALLSWTAWTTPLPAADPPNIVFIFADDLGFGDLGSYGHPYAQTPALDRLAAEGTRFTRFYVSGVTCCPSRTGFMTGLHTSRFQQYPAAYGFGEEVTITELLQKRGYRTAHFGKWHIGPKKGEGYGIDFYSGGIGEKKDQRGRDAGIFDAAIQYLEEDASGPFYMNIWGHITHYAVDAPDGLVERFDDLTVDRSDFAPAMQHKFDECLQIGGHLDESMREYVAELHALDLCVERLLATLDRLGLRENTIVVFSSDHGPAPVLTGGKKERHREFSANMLGYAGGLRGGKHDQLEGGIRSPFIVRWPGRVPAGRVDTTSVISGLDWLPTLASIVGIREVPTHLDGEDVSRAWAGQERLRETPLFWRVSSSGAGPSMLWKDWKLHLPGKRGKTPVQLYDIAKDPSESQNLAADFPEVTARLTQKTQEWVDSLPKGYAKLSKQQLRELEED